In Rutidosis leptorrhynchoides isolate AG116_Rl617_1_P2 chromosome 2, CSIRO_AGI_Rlap_v1, whole genome shotgun sequence, one genomic interval encodes:
- the LOC139889917 gene encoding S-type anion channel SLAH3-like translates to MGFDDDDDLKRTRVLYELEEIEGSKIQGESSNVERTTSVSISMPASPMETEAKRVAFEDDNTNSPSRAFRTPSTSSLKEERYNSFKTWSGKFERQISTLQGKPPSESPVIIPRRENLPVARYFDALEGPELETLRSLEKIILPEDKTWPFLLRYPISSFGICLGVSSQAIMWKNLTHISSNLNLILWCISVLLFTVVASTYLLKVIFYFEAVRCEYYHPVRVNFFFAPWGALLLLAIGIPSSVTTNLPHFLWYVLMTPIFILELKIYGQWMSGGQRRLSKVANPVNHLSIVGNFVGALLGASMELKEGPIFFFAVGVVHYTVLFVTLYQRLPTNETLPKDLHPVFFLFVAGPSVASLAWAKINGSYDNISRITYFIAMFLYFSLAVRVNFFRGFKFSLAWWAYTFPMTGAAMATTRYATEVSNIFTKSLSVILSAISTLTVFALLITTMLHAFVMRDLFPNDIAIAISDRKPPTHTVRKWFRRRSGSTENDIEHYLKFETSNDKNVVVSEMVKDVESQTS, encoded by the exons AtgggatttgatgatgatgatgatcttaaGAGGACTAGAGTATTGTATGAGTTAGAG GAAATTGAAGGAAGCAAAATTCAAGGCGAAAGCTCGAATGTTGAGAGGACAACATCGGTCTCCATCAGTATGCCGGCGTCACCAATGGAAACTGAAGCCAAAAGAGTTGCATTCGAAGACGACAACACTAACTCCCCGAGCCGGGCCTTCAGAACCCCAAGTACGAGTAGTCTAAAAGAGGAAAGGTATAACTCGTTTAAAACATGGTCGGGTAAATTTGAGAGACAAATCTCGACTTTACAAGGAAAACCACCAAGCGAGTCACCTGTCATCATCCCGCGAAGAGAGAATTTGCCAGTCGCACGGTATTTTGATGCGTTAGAAGGACCCGAGCTTGAAACTCTCAGA TCATTAGAGAAGATAATTCTCCCAGAAGACAAAACATGGCCGTTTCTTCTTCGGTATCCAATCTCATCATTCGGTATATGTCTAGGAGTAAGCAGTCAAGCGATTATGTGGAAGAATTTGACGCACATTAGCTCAAATTTGAACCTAATTCTATGGTGCATTTCGGTTTTGCTTTTTACAGTTGTAGCATCAACTTATCTTCTAAAAGTAATCTTTTACTTTGAAGCTGTTCGATGCGAATACTACCACCCAGTTCGAGTCAACTTCTTCTTCGCACCATGGGGCGCACTACTATTATTAGCAATTGGTATTCCATCTTCGGTTACCACAAATTTACCACATTTTTTATGGTATGTTCTTATGACGCCAATTTTTATACTGGAACTCAAGATTTACGGACAATGGATGTCTGGTGGGCAGAGGAGGTTGTCGAAAGTGGCTAACCCGGTTAACCATTTATCCATTGTTGGAAATTTTGTGGGAGCGTTGTTGGGTGCATCGATGGAGTTGAAAGAAGGCCCGATCTTTTTTTTTGCGGTTGGAGTGGTTCATTACACCGTGTTGTTTGTAACGCTTTATCAAAGGCTTCCAACTAATGAAACTTTACCCAAAGATCTTCATCCTGTTTTCTTTCTGTTTGTTGCTGGTCCAAGTGTTGCTTCATTGGCTTGGGCTAAGATTAATGGATCGTATGATAACATATCTCGAATCACTTACTTCATTGCCATGTTTCTCTACTTCTCGTTG GCGGTTAGAGTAAACTTTTTTCGAGGATTCAAGTTCTCGTTGGCATGGTGGGCATATACTTTTCCAATGACCGGAGCTGCAATGGCAACGACCAGATACGCAACTGAAGTCTCAAACATATTCACTAAATCATTGTCGGTTATCCTTTCAGCTATCTCAACCTTAACTGTGTTTGCCTTGCTCATAACCACGATGTTACACGCATTTGTGATGAGAGATCTTTTCCCTAACGACATTGCGATTGCCATCAGTGATCGAAAGCCACCAACTCATACTGTTCGGAAATGGTTCCGTAGGAGGAGTGGGAGTACCGAAAATGACATCGAACACTACCTTAAATTCGAGACTTCTAATGACAAAAATGTGGTGGTTTCAGAGATGGTTAAAGATGTTGAAAGTCAAACTTCATGA
- the LOC139894606 gene encoding S-type anion channel SLAH3-like, translated as MEVPHNLGKKKDVIPSIIRSIDDDEVIGFDDDLKRTNVLYELKETEGTKIECESSSVQRTPSISISMPASPMETHTKRVAFKDDNTNSPNRALRTPRMSRLRDERYNSFKTWSGKLERQISTLQGKPQSEPSVITPRRENLPASRYFDALEGPELETLRSSEDIILPEDKTWPFLLRYTISSFGICLGVSSQAIMWKNLATTAPTHFLHISLKVNLVLWCISVMLFVVVALTYLLKVIFYFEAVRREYYHPVRVNFFFAPWGALLFLAIGIPSKITTNLPHFLWYILMTPIFILELKIYGQWMSGGQRRLSKVANPVNHLSVVGNFVGALLGASMGLKEGPIFFFAVGVAHYTVLFVTLYQRLPTNETLPKELHPVFFLFVAGPSVASLAWAKINGSYDNASRIAYFIAMFLYFSLAVRISFFRGFKFSLAWWAYTFPMTGAAIATIRYATEVSNIFTKSMSIILSVIATLTVFALLITTILHAFVMRDLFPNDIAIAISERKPTNDTVRKWFHRRTGSTENDIEHYLKFANSNEKTVEVPEMVKDVESQHSLP; from the exons ATGGAAGTCCCCCACAATCTTGGAAAGAAAAAGGATGTGATCCCATCTATAATTAGATCCATTGATGATGATGAAGTTATTGGATTCGATGATGATCTTAAGAGAACTAATGTATTGTACGAATTAAAG GAAACTGAAGGAACTAAAATCGAATGTGAAAGCTCGAGCGTTCAGAGGACACCGTCGATCTCCATCAGTATGCCAGCGTCACCGATGGAAACTCACACCAAAAGAGTTGCATTCAAAGACGACAACACTAACTCGCCGAACCGGGCCCTCAGAACCCCAAGAATGAGTAGACTAAGAGATGAAAGGTATAACTCGTTCAAAACATGGTCGGGTAAACTTGAGAGACAAATCTCGACTTTACAGGGAAAACCACAAAGCGAGCCCTCTGTCATCACTCCGCGAAGAGAGAACTTGCCAGCCTCACGATATTTCGATGCATTAGAAGGACCCGAGCTCGAAACTCTCAGA TCATCAGAGGATATAATTCTACCAGAAGACAAAACATGGCCGTTTCTTCTTCGGTATACAATCTCATCATTCGGTATATGTCTAGGCGTAAGCAGTCAAGCGATCATGTGGAAGAATTTGGCGACTACCGCACCCACACATTTTCTTCACATCAGCTTAAAAGTGAACCTCGTTTTATGGTGCATTTCGGTCATGCTGTTTGTTGTCGTAGCGTTAACCTACCTTCTAAAAGTAATTTTTTACTTTGAAGCTGTTCGTCGCGAATACTACCACCCAGTTCGAGTCAACTTCTTCTTCGCACCATGGGGCGCACTACTATTTTTAGCAATTGGAATTCCATCAAAAATTACCACAAATTTACCACATTTTCTTTGGTACATTCTTATGACGCCCATTTTTATTCTTGAACTCAAGATTTATGGACAGTGGATGTCTGGTGGGCAGAGGAGGTTGTCGAAAGTGGCTAACCCGGTTAACCATTTATCTGTTGTTGGAAACTTTGTGGGAGCGTTGTTGGGTGCATCGATGGGTTTGAAAGAAGGACCGATCTTCTTTTTTGCGGTTGGCGTGGCTCATTACACCGTGTTGTTTGTAACTCTTTATCAAAGACTTCCGACTAATGAAACGTTACCGAAAGAACTTCATCCTGTTTTCTTTCTGTTTGTTGCTGGTCCAAGTGTTGCTTCGTTGGCTTGGGCTAAGATTAATGGATCGTATGATAACGCGTCACGAATCGCTTATTTCATTGCCATGTTCCTCTACTTCTCACTG GCGGTTAGAATAAGCTTTTTTCGAGGGTTCAAGTTCTCATTGGCATGGTGGGCATATACTTTTCCGATGACCGGAGCTGCAATCGCAACGATTAGATACGCAACGGAAGTCTCAAACATATTCACTAAATCTATGTCTATCATCCTCTCAGTTATCGCAACATTAACAGTGTTTGCCTTGCTCATAACAACAATACTACACGCTTTTGTGATGAGAGATCTTTTCCCTAACGACATTGCGATAGCCATCAGTGAACGAAAGCCAACAAATGATACTGTTCGAAAATGGTTCCATAGGAGGACAGGAAGTACCGAAAATGACATCGAACACTATCTTAAATTCGCGAATTCTAATGAGAAAACTGTGGAGGTTCCAGAGATGGTTAAAGATGTTGAGAGTCAACATTCATTACCTTGA